The genome window TGATGGTTGGGCCACAATTTACAGGTTCGCCCCAGTCTTTTGTTTTCTTGTTGAAACGTACAAACCAAATATCCAATCCGCCTATGCCTCCATCCATATCACTTACAAAATATAGTGTTTCACCGTCGGGCGAAATAGAAGGGTCGGTTGTTTGATACAAAGAGTCATTATTGAAATTGAGCAACTCAGGTGCTGCGTATTCTTTTCCATTATCTTCGCATGAGTACACTTTACAACGTTTTTCTTTACCATCGCGTCCATTACATATTGTTAAATATATCTTTCCTTTTTTATCTGCCTGGCATGAACCGTCGTTGAATTTGGAATTTATTTTACCTTTTAATAAAACAGGCGTTTTCATTTGGCTTGTTTTCAAATTAATGGTGGTAGAATATATATCTGAAAAACCACCTGAGGTCCAAGGATATTTTACGGTTCCCACACCACCAGGTCTGTCGGAAGTAAATAAGATTTGGTCCTTTTTGTAATAGGCTGGGGCATAATCGAAGTAGCGAGTATTAATTACTTTGCAATTTTCTATACGGTATTTGGGTTTGTCTTTTTTCCATTTTAACGCTTGCTCACTGCCCGCTATCATAATGTCGGCAAGGGAGTCGTTTGGATTAGATTTTTTATAGTTACTGAACTCTACAATAGCTTGCTCATAATGTTCATTCAGCATCTCTATGCGGCCAATATAGTAACCAATCAGAGGGTCGTTGTATTCCTGCTTTAGTGCAGTTCTGAACCATTTTTCAGCATCTTTAAAATTGTCGGCTCTATAATATGCTTCTGCGGCACGATAGGCAGCTTCGGCACGTTCAGGCTTTGTCTTCGACTTGTTATAAACGTTTTTGTATACTTTGGCAGCTTCTCCATAAGCAAGGTTCTCTTCAAGTAGCTTTCCTTTTTGAATAGTATCCTTACCACTACCACAACTAAATCCTAGGATCACTAACGCAATCATCATAATTGCAGATTGCTTGAGCGTTATTTTTGTCATTTTAAAAAAAGTCAGTTTTTGGGTCTCTAAATTGGGTGTCAAATTTGGGCAAAGAATCGACACAAACAAAATTTTATGATTGAACAAATTAAAAAAAATGTTCATAACATGCTGCACCCTTTGATAATTCATGGTTTTATTACTTTGGTTAAGTAAAAAATATTTCCATAATTTTGTTTTTAAAGACTAAATACTACTAAATTTGTACACCCATGACTCATCAAACACCTCATAAAGTTGCCTGCCTCGTCTTAATTTTCATACTTTCCACTTCTTTTATTGGCGGAAATAGCTCCGTAAAACTCGCACGATTGAAATATAGTGGAGGTGGAGATTGGTATGTGAGCCCAACTTCATTGCCCAACCTTATTCAGTTCTGCAACCAAAACCTCGGCACTAATATAATAGAAGAGGAAGACCCTGTAGAAGTAGGTAGTCCAGAGATATTTAATTATCCCTGGGTACATGTAACTGGCCACGGTAATATATTTTTCACCGATACCGAAGCCAAAAACTTACGTAGCTATATGGTAGCAGGAGGCTTTCTCAATATCAATGATAGCTATGGCATGGACAAATTTATCCGTCGCGAAATGAAGAAGGTTTTCTCCGAACTGGATTTTATAGAATTGCCGTACACTCATGGCATATACCATTCCGCTTACGATTTTTCGACTGGACTACCCAAAATACATGAGCACGAAAATAAACCCCCGCAGGGATTTGGACTTATATATGAAGGACGTTTGGTATGTTTTTATAATTTTGAATGCGACCTTGGCGATGGATGGGAAAATGCCGAAATACATAAAGACTCACCCGAGAAAAGAATGAAAGCGTTGCAAATGGGTGCTAATATTGTGAAATATGCTTTTGGGAACTAGTAATCAGTGCCGTTCGGCGTCAAGTACTGACCACTGACCACTGACCGCCGCGGCGGGCTGACTACTAACCACTGACCACTAACTACCGACCACTGGCTACTTCCCGCCGCGGCGGGCTGACTACTAAATAATATAAAATTTAAAATAACTCTGATGTCTTTTTATCACAAACAAGGTCAAGTACCCCGCAAACGTCATACACAATTTCGCAAGCCAGATGGTACTTTATACGCTGAGGAATTGGTAAGTACCGAAGGTTTTAGTAGTATATATTCACTGGTATATCATTGCCATCCGCCCACTTTGGTGAAGAATATTGGCGAACCAATCAATGTAGAACCTAAAGTGGAATTGCACAAAAACTTGCAAAACCGTTCCTTTCTCACTTTTAAAACGGAGCCTTGCGATGATTATATAGAAAGCAGAAAAATATTGATGTGCAACAAAGATTTATATGTTACTGCTGCAGCACCACGCAAATCGACCGAGTATTTTTATAAGAATGCGGATGCTGATGAAGTGATTTTTGTGCATGAAGGTAGTGGAACTTTTAAAAGTGTGTATGGACAATTAGATTTTGCTTATGGCGATTATCTAGTAATCCCAAGAGGTACTATATATCAAATGTTTTTTAATAATGAGCAAAATCGTTTGTTTATTACAGAGTCATTTAGTCCGATTCGTGCACCCAAAAGATATTGCAATAAGGATGGACAATTGCTAGAACATTCTCCTTATTGCGAACGCGATATCAAAACTCCTGACAGGCTTGAAACCAATGATGCCCAAGGCGATTTTAAAGTGATGATTAAGAAACAGGATTTAATATATCCTTATACTTATCAAACACATCCTTTCGATGCCATTGGTTGGGATGGATTTGTATATCCTTATATATTTTCTATTCACGATTACGAGCCTATTACAGGCCGTATACATATGCCACCACCTATACATCAGACTTTCGAAGGAAATAATTTTGTGATATGTTCTTTTGTTCCGCGTTTGTTCGATTACCATCCTTTATCAGTTCCTGCTCCCTACAATCATAGCAATGTGGATAGTGATGAACTATTATATTATGTGGATGGAGATTTTATGAGCAGGAAACATGTAGAACGCGGTATGATATCATTGCATCCTAAAGGTATTCCGCACGGACCACATCCGGGCACGGTAGAGAAATCTATTGGTGCAAAAGAAACCAAAGAACTTGCAGTGATGATAGACCCTTTTCATCCATTACAATTAACCGAGTATGCTATGCAAATGGAGGATAAGGGATATTATAAAAGTTGGGTAGAATAGAATTTAAAAATTGCGATTTACCAATTACGATTGGGCTAACGCAAAATAACTGTAGTTCGTAATTATTATATTATATTTGTTCTACGATTTTAACTTTCAAATTTATAAATTATGTACACCTATAAATTGCATTTACATAAAGAAGAAGAAGGAGGATTTACTGTAATTGTTCCAGCTTTGCCAGGTTGTATTACCTATGGTGAGGATATAGATGAAGCTATTTCAATGGCCAAAGAAGCTATTGAATTATATATTGAAGAGCTTAAGGAGAGGGGAGAGAAAATCCCTGATGATAGTAATACTTTAGAATATTCTCTTAGTATATAACATTATGAATCTTTCTCCAAGAAATCTAATCAAGTTGCAAGAGATGCATGATTTTTTATATAAACGAACAAAAGGATCTCGTCAGATATATTTTAATCCTATTTCAAATAAAACTATTATAGTCCCAATTCAGGGTGGTAGAGTTTTGAAAAAAGAAACTTTTTTAGCAATTCTGAAACAGGCTGAAATAGATAAAAAGGAACTTGAATAAAATTTAGTTATGTGGCGTCCGCCCAATCGTAAATCGTAAATCAACAATCGTAAATAAATTATGGATAACTTCATAACAATCCTCACTTCCCCACAGCCCTTGCAACTTGCCGTTATTCGTGGGCGACTAGAGTCTGAAGGCATTGAATGTTTTATTAAAGATGAACTTACAATACAAGTACAACCTT of Bacteroidota bacterium contains these proteins:
- a CDS encoding DUF4159 domain-containing protein encodes the protein MTHQTPHKVACLVLIFILSTSFIGGNSSVKLARLKYSGGGDWYVSPTSLPNLIQFCNQNLGTNIIEEEDPVEVGSPEIFNYPWVHVTGHGNIFFTDTEAKNLRSYMVAGGFLNINDSYGMDKFIRREMKKVFSELDFIELPYTHGIYHSAYDFSTGLPKIHEHENKPPQGFGLIYEGRLVCFYNFECDLGDGWENAEIHKDSPEKRMKALQMGANIVKYAFGN
- a CDS encoding homogentisate 1,2-dioxygenase — its product is MSFYHKQGQVPRKRHTQFRKPDGTLYAEELVSTEGFSSIYSLVYHCHPPTLVKNIGEPINVEPKVELHKNLQNRSFLTFKTEPCDDYIESRKILMCNKDLYVTAAAPRKSTEYFYKNADADEVIFVHEGSGTFKSVYGQLDFAYGDYLVIPRGTIYQMFFNNEQNRLFITESFSPIRAPKRYCNKDGQLLEHSPYCERDIKTPDRLETNDAQGDFKVMIKKQDLIYPYTYQTHPFDAIGWDGFVYPYIFSIHDYEPITGRIHMPPPIHQTFEGNNFVICSFVPRLFDYHPLSVPAPYNHSNVDSDELLYYVDGDFMSRKHVERGMISLHPKGIPHGPHPGTVEKSIGAKETKELAVMIDPFHPLQLTEYAMQMEDKGYYKSWVE
- a CDS encoding type II toxin-antitoxin system HicB family antitoxin; translation: MYTYKLHLHKEEEGGFTVIVPALPGCITYGEDIDEAISMAKEAIELYIEELKERGEKIPDDSNTLEYSLSI
- a CDS encoding type II toxin-antitoxin system HicA family toxin encodes the protein MNLSPRNLIKLQEMHDFLYKRTKGSRQIYFNPISNKTIIVPIQGGRVLKKETFLAILKQAEIDKKELE
- a CDS encoding DUF2007 domain-containing protein, coding for MDNFITILTSPQPLQLAVIRGRLESEGIECFIKDELTIQVQPFYSNAIGGAKLQVRESDLEMATEILREGGYI